In one Streptomyces sp. NBC_01241 genomic region, the following are encoded:
- a CDS encoding transposase: MSLRPMGLPPVPEQTVRVARAAFPQGSLAIRVRDRLGEVFTDEPFAEAFGVRGAPGLSPGMLSLVTVLQFAENLTDRQAAAMAIRAIDWKYALGLELTDTGFDHSVLPRFRARLVGNGMERVVFDRLLEYCVDAGLVAAGGKQRTDSTHVVSAVRDLNRLELAGESVRAALEALSVAAPDWLARAVDVPEFAHRYGPRVDSWKLPGSKVKRDQLSQVYGQDALRLCRAVWSPDAPAWLREIGAVDIMRQVLVQTYTVRTSSRGKEVVSKREADEDGVPPGHLRLASPYDTDARWSAKGDDLFWLGYKVHLTESCDNTPPEAEAEAEVRGRPNLITDVTTTLSTVPDVKATAPIQQQLADRGLPPAEHYLDSGYPSAELIETARSRGTVMVTPVLLDRSAQAKSHAGYDKSAFRIDWKARRVRCPQGNTSTGWHPVRQRERDAIVVEFAKPRSAERLVSCG; this comes from the coding sequence ATGTCGTTGCGGCCGATGGGGCTGCCGCCGGTGCCGGAGCAGACGGTGCGGGTCGCGCGGGCGGCGTTCCCGCAGGGGAGTTTGGCGATCCGGGTGCGGGACCGGCTCGGGGAGGTCTTCACCGATGAGCCGTTCGCCGAGGCGTTCGGGGTGCGTGGGGCGCCGGGTCTGTCGCCGGGGATGCTGTCGCTGGTCACGGTGTTGCAGTTCGCGGAGAATTTGACTGATCGGCAGGCCGCGGCGATGGCGATACGGGCCATCGACTGGAAGTACGCCCTCGGCCTGGAGCTGACGGACACCGGCTTCGACCACAGTGTGCTGCCCCGGTTCCGGGCCCGCCTGGTCGGCAACGGCATGGAGCGTGTCGTCTTCGACCGGCTCCTTGAGTACTGCGTGGACGCCGGGCTGGTGGCCGCGGGAGGAAAGCAGCGCACCGATTCCACCCATGTGGTCAGCGCGGTACGGGACTTGAACCGGTTGGAGCTGGCCGGGGAGAGCGTGCGGGCTGCGCTGGAGGCGCTGTCGGTCGCGGCACCGGACTGGCTGGCCCGGGCCGTGGACGTGCCGGAGTTCGCCCACCGCTACGGACCTCGGGTCGACAGCTGGAAACTGCCCGGCTCCAAGGTCAAGCGCGACCAGTTGTCCCAGGTCTACGGACAGGACGCGTTGCGGCTGTGCCGGGCCGTCTGGTCGCCCGACGCGCCGGCCTGGCTGCGGGAGATCGGGGCCGTGGACATCATGCGCCAAGTCCTCGTGCAGACCTACACCGTCCGCACCAGCAGCCGGGGCAAGGAGGTGGTCAGCAAGCGGGAAGCCGACGAGGACGGTGTCCCGCCCGGCCATCTCCGCCTCGCCTCGCCCTACGACACCGACGCCCGCTGGTCCGCCAAGGGCGACGACCTGTTCTGGCTCGGCTACAAGGTCCATCTCACCGAGAGCTGCGACAACACTCCCCCCGAAGCCGAAGCCGAAGCCGAAGTCCGGGGACGGCCGAACCTGATCACGGATGTGACCACCACCCTGTCGACGGTGCCGGACGTGAAGGCCACCGCGCCGATCCAGCAACAACTCGCCGACCGCGGCCTGCCGCCCGCCGAGCACTACCTGGACTCCGGTTACCCCTCCGCCGAACTGATCGAGACCGCCCGCAGCCGCGGAACCGTCATGGTCACTCCCGTCCTCCTCGACCGATCCGCCCAGGCCAAGAGCCACGCCGGCTACGACAAGAGCGCCTTCCGGATCGACTGGAAAGCCCGACGGGTCCGCTGCCCCCAGGGCAACACCAGCACCGGATGGCACCCGGTGCGACAACGCGAACGAGACGCCATCGTCGTCGAGTTCGCTAAGCCTCGATCCGCCGAGCGGCTCGTGTCCTGTGGATGA